Genomic window (Gemmatimonadota bacterium):
AGCGAAGCCTACGTTGGCATCATCCTGGACCGGGCCACGAAGAAGCCGGTCTTCATGGTGAGTCCGGCCGGCGGCATCGACATCGAGGAGGTGGCCGCCACCACCCCCGAGAAGATCCTCAAGCTTCCCATCGACACGCGGTATGGCCTGCTGCCGTACCAGGCGATGCGGCTCGGGTTCTTCCTCTACGAGGACCTGACGAAGGCGCGCGCGGCGGCGAAGATCATGGGGCAGCTCTACACCGCGTTCATGCAGAGCGGATGTTCGCTCGCGGAGATCAACCCGCTCATCGTCGACACCGCCGGGCAGGTGGTAGCCCTCGACGCCAAGATGGGCATCGACGACAATGAACTGGACCGGCGTCCTGCCATCGCGGCGCTGCGGGACGAGTCTGCGGAAGAGCCCTCCGAGGTGACCGCGCGCAACGCCAACCTGACCTTTATCAAGTTGGACGGCAACGTCGGCTGCTGTGTCAACGGCGCCGGGCTGGCCATGGCCACCATGGACCTGGTGAAATACTACGGCGGCGACCCCGCGAACTTCCTGGACATCGGCGGGTCGTCCAACCCGGAAAAGGTGGTGAACGCACTGCGCATCATCACGTCCGATCCCAACGTGAAGTGCATCCTGTTCAACATCTTCGGTGGCATCACCCGCACCGACGATGTCGCGAACGGGATCGTGACCGCCACCAAACAGAACCCGCTCAAGGTCCCGATCGTGATTCGCCTGACGGGCACCAACGAGGAAATTGCCATGAAGATCCTGACCGAGAACGGCTTCGCCGCCTCGAGTGACATGGATGAGGCCGTCCGCCAGGCGGTGGCACTCGCCACCGGGGGGAAGGCCGCATGAGCGTCTTCATCGACAAGGGCACGCGACTCCTCGTCCAGGGGATCACCGGCCGCGACGGCTCGTTTCACGCGAAGCAGATGATGGAATACGGCACCCAGGTCGTCGGTGGCGTGACACCGGGCAAGGGCGGCCAGATGTTCGAGGGGAGTGTGCCGATCTTCAATACGGTCGCAGCGGCCGTGGCGGCCACGGGGGCCAACACCACGGTGATCTACGTGCCGCCGATGTTCGCGGCGGACGCGATCATGGAGGCGGCGGACGCGGGGCTCCAGCTGATCGTGGCGATCACTGAGGGGGTCCCGGTGCTCGACATGACGCGCGTGCACCCGTTCGTGAAGGAACGCGGCGTCCGGCTCATCGGTCCCAATTGCCCCGGACTCATCACGCCGGGTGCGGCCAAGGTCGGGATCATCCCGGGCCGCATCTGTACCCCGGGCCCGGTGGGTGTCGTGTCCCGGTCCGGCACGCTGACCTATGAAATCGTCTACCAGCTCACTCGCGCGGGCATTGGCCAGACCACCTGCGTGGGGATCGGCGGGGACCCCATCAATGGCACGAACTTCATTGACTGTCTCGCTGCGTTTGAAGCAGATCCGGCGACGCAGGTCGTCTGCATGATGGGCGAAATCGGTGGGACCGACGAGCAGGAGGCGGCCGAGTTCGTCCGAACGCGCATGTCCAAACCGGTCGTTGGGTTCATTGCTGGCCAGACGGCGCCGCCGGGACGCCGGATGGGACACGCGGGAGCGATCATTTCTGGCTCCTCTGGAACTGCGGCAGAGAAGGTGGCGGCTTTCGAGGCCGCAGGGATGGGAGTTGCCAAGCGACCGATCGACTTTGTCGACCTGGTCCGGGCTCGGCTGAAGTAGCACATGCACCCGGGCTCGGCGTCGAGCCCAGGCTCACATTGGAAACCAGATACAGGTGACGTGATATGGCTGGGAACAGGACGTTGACGATCATCAAGCCCGACGCATTTGGCGCCGGCAAGGCAGGGAAGGTCATCGCCCACCTCGAGACCGGTGGGTTTCGGGTGGTGGCCGCGCGGGTCATGCACCTGTCGACCGCTCAGGCGGAGGAGTTCTACGGGGTACATCGCGAGCGCCCGTTTTTCCGGTCGCTGGTCTCGTTCATGACCTCCGGGAAGTGCATGCCCATGATCCTGGAGAAGGCGGACGCCGTGGCCGAGCTACGCCGAGCCATTGGGGCAACGGACCCCGCAGAGGCCGCGGAGGGGACCGTTCGCAAGCTCTACGCCGAGTCGAAGGAACGGAACGCCATCCACGCATCAGATTCGGACGAGAATGCGGTCCGGGAGTCCCGTTTTTTCTTCGCGGAAGCGGAAACGCTATAGGCCTCCGTCGAGGCGGCGTAAGTCTGTAATTCCCAGTAACTTGAAACTCATAGCCCGGCACCCTAGATTGCTGGGCTATGTTGTCCTTTGACCTTCGCGACCTCGAGGCCCAGGCATCCCTGGTCGATGGGGAGCTGCCAGAGTCTGATCCGATCTGGGAGGAAGGTGACGCCCGGCCACAGGGATCGCTCAAGGTCTCCGGTCGGGTATCTGCCGCGGGCGCTGGCCGCTTCTACTTCAGCGGTCACCTCGAGGGGACAGCCACATCGACCTGTCGGCGATGCCTGGAGCCGGTGAATCAGCCGGTGCAGGCGGACGTCCACCTGCTGTTGGTGGACGGGTCGGCAGACGAGGCGGATGAAGCGGACGTCTACGTGATCGACGCCCGCGAACGTGAACTGGACCTACGGCCGGCTATCCGCGAAGAGTGGGTGCTGGCCGCTCCGTCCTACATGGTGTGCTCAGACGCCTGTCAGGGTTTGTGCCCGTCATGCGGCGCCAACCGGAACGTCGGCGCCTGCGGGTGTACCCCCGCGATCGATCCACGCTGGCACGCGCTCTCACCGCACGGCGGCGACGCACGTTAG
Coding sequences:
- the sucC gene encoding ADP-forming succinate--CoA ligase subunit beta, translating into MNIHEYQAKEILRALGVPIPAGEVATTADEAEAIARRIGSQVVVKAQVHAGGRGKAGGVKLAKTPQEAREKAAAILGMEIKGLVVQKVLVTAASDIASEAYVGIILDRATKKPVFMVSPAGGIDIEEVAATTPEKILKLPIDTRYGLLPYQAMRLGFFLYEDLTKARAAAKIMGQLYTAFMQSGCSLAEINPLIVDTAGQVVALDAKMGIDDNELDRRPAIAALRDESAEEPSEVTARNANLTFIKLDGNVGCCVNGAGLAMATMDLVKYYGGDPANFLDIGGSSNPEKVVNALRIITSDPNVKCILFNIFGGITRTDDVANGIVTATKQNPLKVPIVIRLTGTNEEIAMKILTENGFAASSDMDEAVRQAVALATGGKAA
- a CDS encoding DUF177 domain-containing protein; translated protein: MLSFDLRDLEAQASLVDGELPESDPIWEEGDARPQGSLKVSGRVSAAGAGRFYFSGHLEGTATSTCRRCLEPVNQPVQADVHLLLVDGSADEADEADVYVIDARERELDLRPAIREEWVLAAPSYMVCSDACQGLCPSCGANRNVGACGCTPAIDPRWHALSPHGGDAR
- the sucD gene encoding succinate--CoA ligase subunit alpha; the protein is MSVFIDKGTRLLVQGITGRDGSFHAKQMMEYGTQVVGGVTPGKGGQMFEGSVPIFNTVAAAVAATGANTTVIYVPPMFAADAIMEAADAGLQLIVAITEGVPVLDMTRVHPFVKERGVRLIGPNCPGLITPGAAKVGIIPGRICTPGPVGVVSRSGTLTYEIVYQLTRAGIGQTTCVGIGGDPINGTNFIDCLAAFEADPATQVVCMMGEIGGTDEQEAAEFVRTRMSKPVVGFIAGQTAPPGRRMGHAGAIISGSSGTAAEKVAAFEAAGMGVAKRPIDFVDLVRARLK
- the ndk gene encoding nucleoside-diphosphate kinase; translated protein: MAGNRTLTIIKPDAFGAGKAGKVIAHLETGGFRVVAARVMHLSTAQAEEFYGVHRERPFFRSLVSFMTSGKCMPMILEKADAVAELRRAIGATDPAEAAEGTVRKLYAESKERNAIHASDSDENAVRESRFFFAEAETL